The window TCCATCAAGAAACTCAATCTAGAGAGAGAGAGAGAGAGAGAGAGAGAGAGAGTGAGAAAGTGACACTTTCAGACAAGAGAGAGAAAACAGAAGCAAGCCCAAGTGAATGAACTTTCCTCTTCTTTTTACCAAGTCACCCACAAAGCTTCAGTGACTCAGTCTTTAGGGTTTTCTGCTGCAACACAAGTGCACACCCCAGAATCAAGTTAGATATCCTCTTGTTTTTTACTGTGCTAAATTGTTCATATGGAGTATGAAATTGTATGTGCATTAAAGTTGTGGAGAGATTTGGTGTTTTATTAAGTAGTGGATATGGAGGAAAAGGTGCTTGATTTGAGCTCAAATAGCTGCAAAGTGGAACTGGGTTGTTGTTGTGTTTGATCTCTGAGTACACAAGAGTTATAGTGTTAGATGGTTTTGTTGGGAAAACCAAATTCAAGATGTCTTGGGTTCAGCAACAAATCAAGCTTAATGATGGTTATATGAGCTACCCACCACCATATACTGGTACCTTTTACAGAGAATCCAGTCCCTCACTACCATCACCACCTTCATCCTCATCATCTGGTACAAAGATCAGTCCTGCTGTGCTTTTTATCATTGTGATTTTGGCTGTGTTGTTCTTCATCTCTGGTTTGCTTCACCTGCTTGTTAGATTTCTTATAAAGCACCCATCTTCAGCTGCTTCTCAGACTAATAATAGGTACCCAGAAATTTCCACTGCTGATGTTCTTCAGAGGCAGCTTCAGCAGCTCTTCCATCTTCATGATTCGGGTCTGGATCAGGCTTTTATAGATGCTCTTCCTGTTTTCCAGTATAGGGAGATAGTGGGTTTGAAAGAGCCGTTTGATTGTGCTGTTTGTCTGTGTGAGTTTACTGAGAAGGACAAGCTCAGATTGCTTCCTATGTGCAGCCATGCTTTCCATATCAACTGTATAGATACTTGGCTACTGTCGAATTCGACATGTCCTCTTTGTAGGGGTACCCTCTTCACTCCCGGGTATTCGGTTGAGAACCCAATGTTTGATTTTGAAGACTACAGAGAAGAAGATGGGTATCCCTGTAATGGAGAGAATGGGTTCACTTCTAGTCAAAAGACGGTGGACCTTGAGGAAGTTGTTGTTGACAATGGTGTTTTGCCTGTGAGACTCGGCAAGTTTAGAAAGGTAGATGCTGAGGTAGGGGAGACCGCAGGAGGAGAGACTAGTAGCAGTACATTGGATGCAAGAAGATGCTATTCAATGGGATCGTATCAGTATGTGCTTGATAATTCAGAACTCCGGGTTGCCTTATCAAAGGATCAACAGGGCCGCAATATAAAGCTAACAAAAGAGGAACACAGTGGTAATCCGTCAATTGATAGTGATGTAGAGGCGAAGAAGATTGGTAGTGTGACTAGAGGTGAAAGCTACTCTGTTTCCAAGATCTGGCTATGGTCTAAGAAGGGCAAGTATTCGAGCTCAATAGATACACAGACGGGTATGCCTTCATCACTTAATACAGACTTGCCATGGATGAGAAGAACAGAAGAAGCGAGAGAGGTATAATTCCTTATTGTTACCATCCGTGGTTGAATTCAATAGAATGATCAAAGGTTATTCCATCTTAGTCTAGTTTTGCCTTTACCAAAATTTTTTGCAATGCTAATTTAGTAAGGGTGTGTGGCATTAGTGCGTGACTGTTGTTGTACCATATCATGTCCTTCGACACTGAGATGTTATGTCTTGTGAAGAAGGCATTTTCTGATTTTAGGGAATGACATTGTATGATGGTTTCTCTAGCTATGCTGTTGTTGTGTGCTACAGAAAAATGTATTAATCTGATCACATCAATTACTAGAGCATATTTTGGTGACCTCAGTTCAAGGTTACAAACAATTTTCTTGACTGGATAATCCAATCCTCTTCCAGTTCATCAGATGGGGTAATGCTATGAAATGGGTTTAAATTGTTTGCAACCAGAAGATTTCTGTTCAGCATTGTGGATAGGTTCTTATTATGAAAGGGCAAAGTTTTGGAGGCCTTATCTGTGTCCTCCATGCTTCTGTCCAATATTATTATCCATGTTAAACTTGCATAGTGTTTGAGATAAAACAATAGTTCCATACTAATGTTCAGCAATGATTCTCCTGGTTTTGAGCTTGGACCTGTCCTTTTTCTTCGGGTTGCTCATTTCCACTCTTATGATTCATTGCAAGGGCCTAGTTGTCAGCTAAGTCGATTGCATACTTTGTTTTTGTCTCTTGATGAATCTGACTGTTCTGAATTCTGATCTTGGTAGCTTGGCTATAGCCACTGATCTTGGAATGATAAGGTGAATGCAATCTAATATGATGCCATACCTAAGTGTGTTCTAGTGATCTTTTTGGGCAGTATCATGATGGTGGGATCCATGAAAGCTGTGTTACTACAGAATCTTTCGAGATCTTTTATTCAAAAATTGGCTGGAATATGGAGTCTCTTTTTGCCCATTCCCATGTGGTCATGTTGAAATCAAATTCCCCTCAAATTTTTTAAAATGTGCTTTAATTGTCTTATTGACTTGCATAGCAAATGTGCACCTTTTGAAGACATTTGAGTGATTTGACTAAAACCTTTAGGTTGTTAGAAACATAACCTCCCATGTTGTGGTGAGCATTAGGGATCAAATTCAAGTACATTATTAGAAGGGGTAGGACTACTACTTGTGAGAGGATTCAGACGCTACTTCTACAAAACTGCCAAAGTTGAGAAGAGGCTTGGACATTGTAATCGTTCCAATAAGACTCCGCCAATAAGATACGAAATGTGTGAATTGCAAATATTCAGGACCCGTGATTTTGTTTTGGGAGACGAGTTGTCAATTGGCTCCAAACTACTAAGTACTAGCAGGTGCCAAAACTCTTTTTCAAAGAAACAGATTCGAATAGTGCCACTT of the Fragaria vesca subsp. vesca linkage group LG6, FraVesHawaii_1.0, whole genome shotgun sequence genome contains:
- the LOC101314200 gene encoding RING-H2 finger protein ATL46-like, translated to MSWVQQQIKLNDGYMSYPPPYTGTFYRESSPSLPSPPSSSSSGTKISPAVLFIIVILAVLFFISGLLHLLVRFLIKHPSSAASQTNNRYPEISTADVLQRQLQQLFHLHDSGLDQAFIDALPVFQYREIVGLKEPFDCAVCLCEFTEKDKLRLLPMCSHAFHINCIDTWLLSNSTCPLCRGTLFTPGYSVENPMFDFEDYREEDGYPCNGENGFTSSQKTVDLEEVVVDNGVLPVRLGKFRKVDAEVGETAGGETSSSTLDARRCYSMGSYQYVLDNSELRVALSKDQQGRNIKLTKEEHSGNPSIDSDVEAKKIGSVTRGESYSVSKIWLWSKKGKYSSSIDTQTGMPSSLNTDLPWMRRTEEAREV